A genomic stretch from candidate division TA06 bacterium includes:
- a CDS encoding class I SAM-dependent methyltransferase — MENKETKLTKKMYAACATREWGRLVQDPFHRLEFETTMRYLKKHLPKNGLILDAGGGPGRYTIELAKLGYDVVLLDLVPENLDFAQKQIAKSGMTKRIKRIDPGTITDLSRYPGNSFDAVICLGGPLSHVHPAKMRAKAVSELLRVAGRNAPVFVSVMGKYGVMLATPEGWPREVNDKKAFQRFSRTGDDYHWCGHGYCHFFTAQELKTLFSESKAKTLEMVGLEGLNSSCRITNQFAKEYPKAWKNWVDAHYQICTQPSVVDASGHMMIIVRKK; from the coding sequence ATGGAAAATAAAGAAACAAAACTGACAAAAAAGATGTATGCCGCCTGCGCCACCAGGGAATGGGGACGTTTGGTTCAGGACCCTTTTCACAGGCTGGAATTCGAGACCACAATGCGCTACCTGAAAAAGCATCTGCCTAAGAACGGCCTGATACTTGACGCCGGCGGCGGTCCAGGCCGGTACACCATCGAACTGGCTAAGCTGGGTTACGACGTGGTGCTTCTCGATCTGGTGCCCGAAAATTTGGATTTTGCCCAAAAGCAAATTGCCAAGAGCGGAATGACAAAACGCATCAAGAGAATAGACCCGGGCACTATAACTGACCTGTCACGCTATCCCGGCAATTCATTTGACGCCGTTATCTGCCTGGGCGGGCCTTTGTCCCATGTGCATCCGGCCAAGATGAGGGCCAAAGCCGTTTCCGAGCTGCTCCGGGTGGCCGGGAGAAACGCTCCGGTCTTCGTTTCGGTGATGGGCAAATACGGGGTGATGCTGGCCACACCGGAAGGCTGGCCTCGGGAGGTGAATGACAAGAAGGCATTTCAGCGCTTTTCCCGGACCGGGGATGATTACCATTGGTGCGGCCACGGTTATTGTCATTTTTTTACCGCGCAAGAGTTGAAAACGCTTTTTTCTGAGAGCAAAGCCAAGACGCTTGAGATGGTGGGGCTGGAAGGGCTTAACAGCAGCTGCAGGATCACCAACCAGTTTGCCAAAGAATATCCCAAGGCCTGGAAAAACTGGGTCGATGCCCATTATCAGATATGCACTCAACCGTCCGTGGTGGATGCCAGCGGGCATATGATGATCATTGTACGTAAAAAGTAA
- the deoC gene encoding deoxyribose-phosphate aldolase has protein sequence MAGFIDHTILKPEAQSADIKKLCAEARQHGFYSVCINPGWVPLAAQLLKGSNVKVCTVCGFPLGANAPEIKSQEARLAVEQGASEADMVINIGALKSGDHKTVHRDIAAVVKASSGALVKVVIETCLLTEEEKILACLISRSAGAHFVKTSTGFSTGGAAAADIALMRRTVGPQMGIKASGGVRSLEEANKMILAGASRIGTSSGVKIMEQMDK, from the coding sequence ATGGCTGGTTTCATTGACCATACCATCCTAAAACCAGAGGCCCAAAGTGCGGACATCAAAAAATTATGCGCCGAGGCCCGGCAGCATGGCTTCTATTCGGTCTGCATAAATCCCGGCTGGGTGCCGCTGGCCGCTCAATTGCTGAAAGGAAGTAATGTCAAGGTCTGCACGGTCTGCGGTTTTCCGTTGGGGGCTAATGCTCCGGAAATAAAATCCCAGGAAGCCCGCCTGGCGGTGGAACAGGGAGCTTCTGAAGCAGACATGGTAATAAACATCGGCGCTCTGAAATCCGGAGACCATAAAACTGTTCATCGGGACATCGCCGCCGTGGTCAAAGCCTCATCCGGGGCACTGGTCAAGGTGGTCATAGAAACCTGTTTGTTGACCGAGGAAGAGAAAATACTGGCCTGCCTGATCTCAAGATCGGCCGGGGCCCATTTCGTGAAGACCTCCACCGGCTTTTCCACCGGCGGAGCCGCAGCCGCCGATATCGCACTGATGCGCCGGACGGTCGGGCCGCAGATGGGGATCAAGGCCTCGGGCGGGGTGCGCAGCCTGGAGGAGGCCAACAAGATGATACTGGCCGGGGCCAGCCGGATCGGCACTTCGTCCGGCGTGAAGATAATGGAACAAATGGATAAATGA
- a CDS encoding BamA/TamA family outer membrane protein, whose translation MKNYHLNILFILFWLPAGIICQARAEGSGNIEISITGNVSYSASVLKKQMKFRLVQGKIIPESLETATGRLKSFYSRQGYLDAGISHKFIDQQDGSASRVEIYVQEGRRCLVEKIIFRGNSVLDSDRLIGLLKTRAGQGLDLSALGEDDFILMLFYADLGYIYAEVEHELNYINPGQAELVFTVAEGLPAKIGRVIIRGNLLTQSLAIERELALKSGDTFSRRALLKSQFQLLSTGLFKEAKVAPGAANPDRSEIDIEVEVKEKTRHVFAAGFGYGSGDAFRLTGSWADRNIGGMGRTLEFKALTAFQVWSGLKTVRRQAKASYMEPWLWGGRTQSEISFYYDDFRPPYTDYRLQIIGLDFMLGKMLGRYSTLGARWKQEWLKLSPDWSRQGNAADTISYRGRRTMQLFGEYRRFDDPVNPRSGFGYEWQTDYTGGLLGGTETYQRLANEWIAHFNPYRPLGISARLKYGIIGDWALHAQVPPYEKYFLGGPTTIRGFSSGRMGQVDASGSNIGGDKMGLVNIELKIFFPKHWVGVLFADAGLLENCKVSKLSVPQWHGTPGFGARYVFPFGAGRADLAFPSDKIDQIKYWRAVLAWGEAF comes from the coding sequence ATGAAAAATTATCATTTGAATATTTTGTTCATTTTATTCTGGTTACCAGCCGGAATAATTTGCCAAGCCCGGGCGGAAGGATCCGGGAATATTGAGATATCCATTACCGGCAACGTCTCCTATTCTGCTTCGGTCCTGAAAAAACAGATGAAGTTTAGGCTGGTGCAGGGCAAAATTATTCCCGAAAGTCTGGAGACGGCGACGGGAAGGTTAAAGTCATTTTACAGCCGCCAGGGTTATCTGGATGCCGGGATCAGCCATAAATTTATCGATCAGCAAGACGGAAGCGCCTCCCGGGTGGAGATCTATGTCCAGGAAGGCCGGCGCTGCCTGGTGGAGAAAATAATCTTCCGGGGCAATTCCGTCTTGGACAGCGACCGGCTCATTGGACTCTTGAAAACAAGGGCCGGCCAAGGGCTTGATCTGTCAGCCTTAGGCGAAGATGACTTCATTTTAATGCTTTTCTATGCCGATCTTGGTTACATCTATGCCGAGGTGGAGCACGAGCTGAACTATATAAATCCTGGCCAGGCCGAACTGGTATTTACGGTGGCCGAAGGCCTGCCGGCCAAGATCGGGCGCGTCATAATCAGGGGTAATTTGTTGACCCAAAGCCTGGCGATAGAGAGGGAGCTGGCCTTAAAGTCCGGCGATACTTTTTCCCGACGGGCTCTTTTAAAATCCCAGTTCCAATTATTGTCAACCGGATTGTTCAAGGAGGCCAAAGTTGCGCCGGGCGCCGCCAACCCCGACCGGTCCGAGATAGATATTGAGGTGGAAGTAAAAGAGAAAACCCGCCATGTTTTTGCCGCGGGGTTTGGTTATGGCAGCGGCGACGCTTTCAGACTCACGGGCAGTTGGGCGGACCGGAACATCGGCGGAATGGGAAGAACCCTGGAATTCAAGGCGCTGACCGCCTTTCAGGTCTGGAGCGGCCTGAAAACGGTGCGCCGCCAGGCCAAAGCATCATATATGGAGCCGTGGCTGTGGGGCGGCCGTACCCAGTCGGAAATTTCATTTTATTATGACGATTTCCGTCCGCCGTATACCGATTATCGCTTGCAGATTATCGGACTGGATTTCATGCTGGGCAAAATGCTGGGCCGGTATTCCACCCTAGGCGCCCGGTGGAAACAAGAATGGCTGAAGCTCTCGCCCGACTGGAGCCGGCAAGGCAACGCGGCCGACACCATCAGCTACCGGGGGCGGCGGACGATGCAGTTGTTCGGCGAATACCGCCGGTTTGACGACCCGGTCAATCCCAGATCGGGCTTCGGCTACGAATGGCAGACCGATTACACCGGAGGATTGCTGGGCGGAACCGAGACCTATCAGCGCCTGGCCAACGAATGGATAGCACATTTCAACCCCTACCGGCCGCTGGGAATCTCCGCCCGGCTGAAGTACGGGATCATCGGTGATTGGGCCCTGCACGCCCAGGTGCCGCCGTACGAGAAGTATTTTCTGGGCGGGCCCACCACTATCCGGGGATTCAGCAGCGGCCGGATGGGCCAGGTGGACGCCTCGGGCAGCAACATCGGCGGCGACAAGATGGGACTGGTCAACATAGAACTCAAAATATTTTTTCCCAAGCACTGGGTGGGAGTGCTTTTTGCCGATGCCGGATTGTTGGAGAACTGCAAGGTAAGTAAATTGTCCGTGCCCCAGTGGCACGGCACGCCTGGCTTCGGGGCCCGTTATGTCTTTCCCTTCGGCGCCGGCCGGGCCGACCTTGCCTTCCCGTCCGACAAAATTGACCAGATCAAGTACTGGCGGGCGGTTCTGGCCTGGGGCGAGGCGTTTTAA